One genomic window of Cricetulus griseus strain 17A/GY chromosome 3, alternate assembly CriGri-PICRH-1.0, whole genome shotgun sequence includes the following:
- the LOC100761180 gene encoding LOW QUALITY PROTEIN: cytochrome c oxidase subunit 7A-related protein, mitochondrial-like (The sequence of the model RefSeq protein was modified relative to this genomic sequence to represent the inferred CDS: inserted 2 bases in 1 codon; substituted 1 base at 1 genomic stop codon), protein MYYKFSGFTQKLAGAWASEAYSLWGLKPVVSTEVLPIIFATPTKLSPSVTAYDYAGKNKVPELQKFFQCAXIHLKXGADSVGGPSYCLIAIYMASQPKNK, encoded by the exons ATGTACTACAAGTTTAGCGGCTTCACGCAGAAGTTGGCTGGAGCTTGGGCCTCGGAAGCCTATAGTCTGTGGGGGTTAAAGCCAGTGGTTTCCACAGAAGTACTGCCTATCATATTTGCCACACCGACTAAGCTGTCCCCCAGTGTGACAGCATATGACTATGCTGGGAAGAACAAAGTTCCAGAGCTTCAGAAATTCTTCCAGTGTGC CATCCACCTGAAATGAGGTGCTGACTCTGTGGGAGGGCCATCCTACTGCCTGATTGCCATCTACATGGCTTCCCaacccaaaaataaatga